A genomic region of Miscanthus floridulus cultivar M001 chromosome 3, ASM1932011v1, whole genome shotgun sequence contains the following coding sequences:
- the LOC136541979 gene encoding uncharacterized protein isoform X1 — protein MQLASRPPPPSHLPRRGAAPTPTPTPFLIVLRRRRHHHHRRPYLLAPRASLSDLLASLPSSLALVGPAALAAAAAVATSFSSWSSSSSQTSLPPPSQESEDYDVCGDVAGEWILFTSPTPFNRCVLLRCPSVSFEDGGVLLDGVNERLLTEERHYVNLSRGCVPVVRGGDGACDISYQRICIALEDGGVIALDWPDNLDLDKEHGLDSTVLIVPGTHEGSMESSIKVFVLDALKNGYFPIVMNPRGCGGSPVTTPRLFTAADSDDICTAVQFMNSKRPWTTLMGVGWGYGANMLTKYLVEVGESTPLTAAVCIDNPFDLEEATRSFPHHIALDEKLTTGLVDILRANKELFQGKAKNFNVQKALSASCLRDFDGAISMVSHGFDTLHDFYAEISTRLSVAHVKIPLLFIQSDDGTVPLLTVPRSSISENPFTSLLLCSGVHSTIFTFRRYAVLWCQNLALEWLSAVEFALLKGRHPLIKDVDITINPSKGLAFVEPQVNERKPRKGNSFRKHSELILYNNVPHGINGLLVDSAKKYSDAQNKEDGQLENNGDIGTVDKDLEEELEESSEDVEKGQVLQSASLVMNMLDATMPGTLNDDQKKKVLVAVEQGETLAKALEEAVPEDVRGKLTASVTEILNSKRETFSLDALNRLGWNNVRTTTTKALAQEKLKDSGHESGLKDAKMADQNRISATASEGDRKDINMKNDDKPGESIESSEGKPSQTSEPVGTATEIGSEQPYKSDKANYGTNDNSEGQHITQQDNGTTPMQVSDDQSVANSNGASKEGEQSADATIDQNLQSNATEKEGDTIRTGEDKAAHNVNDQSTQVSKTEGSKPSPITVTQALDALTGFDDSTQMAVNSVFGVLENMIDQFQKQQDSENAENSDGTSVDETESHVKENTEKASSGEEINQSSKQPEGSSPGKSDSIMSKDDCAFGEGNPNLSIVSSGREKMRYYQGNKVGDHVDADGIKQVNGLPDYLLDIAVNYYLKAQYAMYIHEFLYTQLQLKIQESNSATDLFLDPQEGKWKIADQMHNAQNDISESSQESSKMDKAVQPPYFIPRKIPDFTYKSNKWNNTVATRSIPGNDLREALTCFVRDELSSALKMEVGRKIGITDTKQLERSLANDVEQIAAEVSKTVVLDCEFYSVTRGQRSPTTVKFGSTHGTNVVEAVSTAVQKSQHLRNILPVGVIVGVTLACLRNCFHFGVSKHGDHMKATMNSDILGEEVIVQDSSKENVQDSGKANTDDNNIEKTSGDNQQEMTKSQGQDMMVGAVTAALGASALVAHNQKNKDENCKDFVETESAKHEETAQEKSQNSLMSSFAEKAMSVAGPVVPTKGDGEVDHERLVAVLAELGQKGGILRFVGKIALLWGGIRGAMSLTDRLISFLRISEQPLFQRIMGFSLMVLILWSPVVIPLLPTLVQSWTISASTGIIGYACIVGLFVSIMILVMLWGKRIRGYEDPVEQYGMNIWSASRLWEFFQGLAGGVTVVGLVHSISILLGFATFRTGFSSSLARPLDLIKSSSNVFLLALRGLATATSIAVVEEMVFRSWLPEEIAVDLGYYNAIMISGLVFSLIHRSLPSVPGFLLLSLVLFGLKQRTKGKLAAPIGLRSGIMTASYLIQSSGILTLKPETPFWMIGTYHLHPFDGVIGLSICSLLAIFFFPQKPVQKDTSV, from the exons ATGCAACTCGCCTCCCGCCCCCCTCCTCCGTCGCATCTCCCTCGCCGGGGCGCCgcgcccacccccacccccaccccgttCCTCATCGTCCTCCGGAGGcggcgccaccaccaccaccgccgcccgtACCTCCTCGCCCCCCGCGCCTCTCTCTCGGACCTCCTCGCcagcctcccctcctccctcgcgCTCGTAGGCCCCGCCGCCCTCGCGGCTGCAGCCGCGGTCGCCACCTCCTTCTCCTcctggtcctcctcctcgtcccagACCAGCCTCCCGCCGCCGTCCCAGGAATCCGAGGACTACGACGTGTGCGGGGATGTCGCGGGCGAGTGGATTCTCTTCACCAGCCCGACGCCATTCAACCGCTGCGTGCTGCTGCGTTGCCCGTCCGTGTCTTTCGAGGACGGCGGCGTCCTGCTCGACGGCGTCAACGAGCGCCTGCTCACCGAGGAGCGGCACTACGTGAACCTGAGCAGGGGCTGCGTCCCCGTGGTGCGCGGCGGGGACGGTGCCTGCGATATCTCGTACCAGAGGATTTGCATCGCCCTTGAGGACGGTGGGGTGATCGCACTCGATTGGCCTGATAATTTGGACTTGGACAAAGAGCATGGGCTGGATTCCACGGTGCTTATAGTGCCTGGCACGCACGAGGGGAGCATGGAGAGCAGCATCAAGGTGTTCGTGTTGGATGCGCTGAAGAATGGATACTTTCCTATTGTAATGAACCCCAGAGGGTGCGGCGGCTCCCCAGTCACTACCCCAAG GTTATTTACAGCAGCTGACAGTGATGATATCTGCACAGCAGTACAGTTTATGAACAGCAAGCGACCTTGGACAACACTAATGGGTGTTGGATGGGGCTATGGGGCAAATATGCTTACAAAGTACCTCGTGGAAGTTGGAGAGTCTACTCCTCTTACTGCTGCTGTTTGTATTGACAACCCTTTTGATCTAGAAGAAGCAACGAGATCATTTCCTCATCATATAGCTCTTGATGAAAAGCTCACAACTGGCTTGGTTGATATTCTGCGTGCTAATAAG GAACTCTTTCAAGGTAAAGCTAAAAATTTCAATGTTCAAAAGGCTTTGTCAGCCAGTTGTTTGAGGGACTTCGATGGAGCTATATCCATGGTTTCACATGGGTTCGATACTCTTCATGATTTCTATGCTGAAATTAGCACAAGGCTGTCAGTTGCCCATGTGAAAATACCTCTACTTTTTATACAG AGTGATGATGGGACTGTGCCGCTTCTTACAGTGCCCCGCAGTTCAATATCAGAAAATCCTTTCACAAGCCTTCTCCTTTGTTCTGGTGTACACTCCACTATCTTCACGTTTCGGAGATACGCTGTGTTATGGTGCCAGAATCTTGCCTTAGAG TGGTTATCAGCTGTCGAGTTTGCTCTTCTGAAGGGTCGGCATCCACTTATCAAAGATGTGGACATCACAATTAACCCGTCCAAAGGTCTAGCATTTGTTGAACCTCAAGTGAATGAGAGGAAACCTCGAAAAGGAAATAGTTTTCGTAAGCATTCTGAACTTATTTTGTATAATAATGTTCCTCATGGAATAAATGGACTGCTAGTTGATTCTGCAAAAAAGTACTCTGATGCTCAAAACAAAGAAGATGGGCAGTTGGAAAATAATGGTGACATAGGAACTGTAGACAAAGATCTGGAAGAAGAGTTAGAAGAGAGTTCTGAAGATGTTGAGAAAGGTCAGGTACTACAATCAGCAAGTCTTGTGATGAATATGCTAGATGCTACAATGCCTGGTACTCTCAATGATGATCAGAAGAAGAAG GTTCTGGTAGCTGTGGAGCAAGGGGAGACTCTTGCGAAAGCTCTAGAAGAAGCTGTACCTGAAGATGTGCGTGGAAAACTTACGGCTTCTGTAACTGAAATTTTAAATTCCAAACGAGAGACTTTCAGTTTAGATGCATTGAATCGACTTGGCTGGAACAATGTAAGAACAACCACCACCAAGGCATTGGCCCAGGAAAAGCTCAAAGATTCTGGTCATGAAAGTGGGCTTAAGGATGCTAAGATGGCTGATCAGAACAGGATTTCTGCAACAGCTTCTGAGGGGGATCGGAAAGACATTAATATGAAAAATGATGATAAACCTGGAGAAAGCATCGAATCATCAGAAGGAAAGCCTTCTCAAACTTCTGAACCTGTTGGAACTGCGACAGAAATTGGAAGTGAACAACCTTATAAATCAGATAAAGCTAACTATGGAACCAATGATAACAGTGAAGGGCAGCATATAACCCAACAGGACAATGGAACAACTCCAATGCAAGTTTCTGATGATCAGTCAGTGGCCAACTCTAATGGGGCTTCTAAAGAAGGGGAGCAATCAGCAGATGCTACAATAGACCAGAATCTACAATCTAATGCAACAGAAAAGGAAGGTGACACAATTCGCACAGGTGAAGATAAGGCTGCTCATAATGTGAATGATCAAAGCACGCAAGTCTCTAAAACAGAAGGATCGAAACCTTCGCCCATTACTGTGACCCAGGCATTAGATGCATTAACTGGGTTTGATGACTCGACTCAAATGGCTGTCAACAGTGTATTTGGAGTTCTTGAAAATATGATTGATCAGTTTCAGAAACAACAGGATTCTGAGAATGCTGAAAATTCTGATGGCACTTCTGTGGATGAGACAGAATCTCATGTAAAGGAGAATACAGAGAAAGCGTCAAGTGGAGAAGAAATAAACCAATCATCTAAACAACCAGAAGGTAGCAGTCCTGGAAAAAGTGATTCAATCATGTCCAAAGATGATTGTGCTTTTGGTGAGGGAAATCCCAATTTAAGCATTGTTTCATCTGGTAGGGAAAAAATGAGATATTACCAAGGAAAcaaagttggtgatcatgtggATGCTGATGGTATCAAGCAGGTCAATGGCTTGCCTGACTATTTATTAGATATAGCTGTCAACTATTACTTGAAGGCGCAGTATGCAATGTACATTCATGAATTTCTTTACACACAATTGCAACTCAAAATACAGGAGTCTAATTCAGCAactgatctttttcttgatccaCAAGAGGGTAAATGGAAAATTGCAGACCAGATGCACAATGCGCAAAATGACATTTCTGAATCCTCACAAGAGTCATCTAAGATGGACAAAGCTGTTCAGCCACCCTACTTTATACCAAGAAAAATTCCAGACTTTACATACAAGTCAAATAAATGGAATAATACAGTAGCAACCAGGTCAATACCTGGTAATGATTTGAGAGAGGCACTTACATGCTTTGTTAGAGATGAACTATCAAGTGCCCTTAAAATGGAAGTTGGGCGCAAAATAGGGATAACAGATACTAAGCAACTTGAAAGAAGTCTTGCAAATGATGTAGAACAGATTGCTGCAGAAGTTTCTAAAACTGTTGTCCTTGACTGTGAGTTTTATTCAGTGACACGTGGGCAAAGAAGTCCAACAACTGTCAAGTTTGGTTCAACACATGGAACAAATGTTGTTGAAGCTGTATCAACTGCAGTTCAGAAGTCTCAGCATCTGAGGAACATTCTTCCTGTCGGTGTCATAGTTGGTGTAACTTTGGCATGTTTGAGAAATTGCTTCCATTTTGGTGTGTCTAAGCATGGTGACCATATGAAAGCGACTATGAATTCAGATATTTTGGGTGAGGAAGTTATTGTTCAGGATAGCAGCAAAGAGAATGTTCAGGATAGTGGAAAAGCAAATACAGACGACAATAATATTGAAAAAACCAGTGGGGACAACCAGCAGGAGATGACAAAGTCACAGGGCCAAGATATGATGGTGGGGGCTGTGACGGCTGCCCTAGGTGCTTCTGCTTTGGTAGCACATAATCAA AAAAATAAGGATGAAAATTGCAAGGATTTTGTTGAGACCGAAAGTGCCAAACATGAGGAAACTGCACAGGAAAAGAGCCAGAACAGTTTGATGAGCAGTTTTGCTGAGAAAGCCATGTCTGTTGCAGGGCCGGTAGTTCCCACAAAGGGTGATGGTGAGGTTGATCATGAAAG gcttgttgcagttctagcTGAACTCGGACAAAAGGGTGGAATTTTGAGGTTCGTTGGAAAAATTGCTCTACTCTGGGGCGGAATTCGTGGCGCTATGAGCTTAACTGATAGGCTTATATCATTCTTACGTATCAGCGAACAGCCCTTATTTCAGAG GATTATGGGCTTTTCTTTAATGGTTCTCATCCTATGGTCCCCTGTTGTGATTCCTCTACTGCCAACACTTGTTCAAAGTTGGACAATCAGTGCTTCAACTGGGATTATTGGTTATGCTTGCATTGTTGGATTGTTTGTTTCTATAATGATACTTGTCATGCTGTGGGGCAAAAGGATACGTGGCTATGAGGATCCAGTTGAGCAATATGGGATGAATATTTGGTCTGCGTCTAGG CTGTGGGAATTTTTTCAAGGTTTGGCTGGAGGTGTAACAGTTGTAGGGTTGGTGCACTCAATAAGCATTCTACTCGGTTTTGCAACTTTTCGGACAGGGTTCTCTTCATCTTTAGCTAGACCCCTTGATCTTATCAAGTCTTCTAGTAATGTGTTTTTGCTAGCTCTTCGTGGGCTTGCCACAGCAACTAGCATTGCTGTTGTGGAAGAAATGGTTTTCAGATCATGGCTTCCAGAGGAAATTGCTGTTGATCTTGGTTACTACAATGCCATTATGATATCTggacttgtgttttctctaattcATCG GTCACTACCCTCGGTACCAGGTTTCTTGCTACTTTCTCTGGTGCTTTTTGGGCTTAAGCAGAGGACAAAAGGAAAGCTTGCTGCACCCATTGGCCTGCGTTCTGGAATCATGACTGCCAGTTATTTAATACAAAGCAGTGGTATTTTAACACTGAAACCCGAAACTCCGTTTTGGATGATTGGCACTTACCATCTGCATCCTTTTGATGGTGTTATCGGCCTAAGTATCTGCTCCTTGCTTGCTATCTTTTTCTTCCCTCAAAAGCCTGTTCAGAAGGATACATCTGTGTGA